A part of Cervus elaphus chromosome 11, mCerEla1.1, whole genome shotgun sequence genomic DNA contains:
- the MIGA2 gene encoding mitoguardin 2, producing the protein MAFRRTEGMSMIQALAMTVAEIPVFLYTTFGQSAFSQLRLTPGLRKVLFATALGTVALALAAHQLKRRRRKKKQVGPEMGGEHLGTGTLPILMARKVPSMKKGYSSRRVQSPSSKSNDTLSGISSIEPSKHSGSSHSLASMVVVNSSSPMAACSGPWETRGIEESVTTVDGNAESLYMQGMELFEEALQKWEQALSVGQRGDSSSTPTPGDGLRNPETASEALSEPESQRKEFAEKLESLLHRAYHLQEEFGSTFPADSMLLDLERTLMLPLTEGSLRLRADDEDSLTSEDSFFSATELFESLQVGDYPIPLSRPAAAYEEALQLVKEGKVPCRTLRTELLGCYSDQDFLAKLHCVRQAFEGLLEDKSHQVFFGEVGRQMVTGLMTKAEKSPKGFLESYEEMLSYALRPETWATTRLELEGRGVVCMSFFDIVLDFILMDAFEDLENPPSSVLAVLRNRWLSDSFKETALATACWSVLKAKRRLLMVPDGFISHFYSVSEHVSPVLAFGFLGPKPQLSEVCAFFKHQIVQYLTDMFDLDNVRYTSVPALAEDILQLSRRRSEILLGYLGVPAAGSIGLNGVLPRENRPPEALQ; encoded by the exons ATGGCGTTCCGGCGGACCGAGGGCATGTCCATGATACAGGCCTTGGCCATGACGGTGGCTGAGATCCCTGTGTTCCTTTACACCACGTTCGGGCAG TCTGCCTTCTCCCAGCTGCGGTTGACACCAGGCCTGCGGAAGGTCCTCTTTGCCACGGCCCTGGGGACTGTAGCTTTGGCCCTGGCCGCCCACCAGCTGAAGAGGCGACGGCGGAAGAAGAAGCAGGTCGGCCCTGAGATGGGAGGCGAGCATCTGGGCACAGGGACCCTCCCCATCCTCATGGCCAGGAAGGTCCCATCGATGAAGAAAG GCTACTCCAGCCGGAGGGTCCAGAGCCCCAGTAGCAAGAGCAACGACACCCTGAGTGGCATCTCCTCCATCGAGCCCAGCAAGCATTCAGGCTCCTCCCACAGCCTTGCCTCG ATGGTGGTGGTAAACTCATCCAGCCCCATGGCTGCGTGCTCGGGACCATGGGAGACCAGAGGGATAGAGGAGTCCGTGACCACCGTTGATGGCAACGCTGAGAGCCTCTACATGCAAG GCATGGAGCTGTTTGAGGAGGCCCTGCAGAAATGGGAGCAGGCGCTGAGTGTGGGGCAGAGGGGGGACAGcagcagcacccccaccccaggggacgGGCTCCGGAACCCTGAGACGGCTTCAGAGGCGCTGTCCGAG CCAGAGTCCCAGCGGAAGGAGTTTGCGGAGAAGCTGGAGTCGCTGCTGCATCGGGCCTACCACCTGCAGGAGGAGTTCGGGTCCACCTTCCCGGCTGACAGCATGCTGCTGGACTTGG AGCGGACCCTCATGCTGCCCCTGACGGAGGGCTCGCTGCGTCTGCGGGCGGATGATGAGGACAGCCTGACCTCGGAAGATTCCTTCTTCTCCGCCACCGAG CTCTTTGAGTCCCTGCAGGTCGGAGATTACCCGATCCCACTCTCCAGGCCCGCCGCTGCCTACGAGGAGGCCCTGCAGCTGGTAAAGGAAGGCAAAGTGCCCTGTCGGACCCTCAG GACAGAACTGCTGGGCTGCTACAGCGACCAGGACTTTCTAGCCAAGCTGCATTGTGTGCGGCAGGCCTTCGAG GGCCTCCTGGAGGACAAGAGTCACCAGGTTTTCTTCGGGGAGGTCGGCCGGCAGATGGTGACAGGCCTGATGACCAAGGCTGAGAAG AGCCCCAAAGGCTTCCTGGAGAGCTATGAGGAGATGCTGAGCTATGCCCTACGGCCGGAGACCTGGGCCACCACGCGGCTGGAGCTGGAGGGCCGAGGG GTGGTGTGCATGAGCTTCTTCGACATCGTGCTGGACTTTATCCTCATGGACGCCTTCGAGGACCTGGAGAACCCCCCGTCCTCGGTGCTCGCCGTCCTGAGGAACCGCTGGCTGTCAGACAGCTTTAAGGAGACG GCCCTGGCCACTGCCTGCTGGTCGGTCCTGAAAGCCAAGAGGAGGCTGCTGATG GTGCCTGATGGCTTCATCTCCCATTTCTACTCCGTATCGGAGCACGTTAGCCCTGTCCTAGCCTTCGGCTTCCTTGGACCCAAGCCTCAGCTCTCTGAAGTCTGTGCTTTCTTTAAG CACCAGATCGTGCAGTACCTGACCGACATGTTTGACCTGGACAACGTGCGCTACACGTCCGTGCCGGCGCTGGCTGAGGACATCCTCCAGCTGTCTCGGCGCCGTAGCGAGATCCTGCTTGGTTATCTGGGGGTGCCGGCGGCCGGCAGTATTGGCCTCAATGGTGTGCTGCCCCGGGAGAACAGGCCCCCAGAGGCGCTGCAGTAG